From Streptomyces sp. CMB-StM0423, a single genomic window includes:
- a CDS encoding GNAT family N-acetyltransferase, with protein MTTADPAPRDRRPRHEQQAGGFGTVRVVPVVPDADAALLHGWVTAERARFWGMAGLSRTQVRDVYAHMDTLPTHHAHLLLRDGAPVALVQTYEPAADRVSECYPAEPGDLGLHLLVGPAEGAAEPGFTAALMGVIIRFAAAAGARRLVAEPDALNGPAIDRLRREGFALGPEVTLPEVDLPEVYLPPKRARLVFRPLAGG; from the coding sequence ATGACGACCGCTGACCCCGCGCCCCGCGACCGGAGGCCACGGCACGAGCAGCAGGCCGGCGGCTTCGGCACGGTGCGCGTGGTGCCGGTCGTCCCGGACGCGGACGCGGCCCTGCTGCACGGCTGGGTCACCGCGGAGCGCGCCCGCTTCTGGGGCATGGCCGGGCTGTCCCGCACCCAGGTCCGCGACGTCTACGCGCACATGGACACCCTCCCCACCCACCACGCCCACCTGCTGCTGCGCGACGGCGCGCCGGTCGCGCTGGTGCAGACGTACGAACCGGCCGCCGACCGGGTCTCGGAGTGCTACCCCGCCGAGCCCGGCGACCTCGGCCTCCACCTGCTGGTCGGCCCCGCCGAGGGCGCGGCGGAGCCCGGTTTCACGGCCGCGCTGATGGGGGTGATCATCCGCTTCGCCGCGGCGGCGGGCGCGCGGCGGCTGGTTGCCGAGCCGGACGCGCTCAACGGGCCCGCGATCGACCGGCTGCGCCGCGAGGGCTTCGCGCTGGGACCGGAGGTCACACTGCCCGAAGTGGACCTGCCGGAGGTGTACTTGCCGCCGAAGCGGGCCCGGCTGGTGTTCCGCCCGCTGGCCGGGGGCTGA
- a CDS encoding penicillin acylase family protein, producing MGIEVYRDSWGIPHIRAADHRELAYAQGQNAAFDRGWQLEVERHRAAGTSAAFLGEAARDWDVFARRVRLDDTARRCFRHLAEEDRETAGWVSSYVDGVNAGLAQGAARAPEFAATGLAPGRWSPWTPLAVWLSTHILFAGFPAKLWRRMVDAHLGAGAVELFATDGPGTAGSNGWLVSGERTADGGALIAGDPHRFIENPGVYQQIHLACPEYDVVGFAVPGVPGLPHFGHTGGVAWAITNAMADYQDLYIERLRRRAGRIEALGPDDWQPAASHTETVEVAGAAATGVEVVETGRGPVIAEVPGSAADGEWEALSLRYPPRVYGELGFPALPALLRAREVADVDAALDGWVEPVNVVLAADTAGGLLHRVAGTVPVRDEANLRGAVPAWEAAYAWRGRHAPMPSVPVAGGIAVMANERGPAAPFGAEFAPPYRAERIRELLAGGGSWRAGDMAAVHTDTLNAAARPLLDLLAGVDGLGPAAAELRDRLLRWDLRMAADSADALAYARLRSAVVRALAAQPALTPLADPPPYPALLLPWLDLHTRIGYALGTLLATDRLPEIDLPALVRAAAEETAAHLAAAAPGAPSTWGEAHRLAPWQALPGGTGGPGGSGGPGEPWPGLAGDHDCVLATAAVPGVTDLCARGPAARYVWDVSRREESRWVVPFGACGVPGAPHHRDQLAPWQRGELIPVLTDWQALKESHDDR from the coding sequence TTGGGCATCGAGGTGTACCGCGACTCCTGGGGCATCCCCCACATCCGCGCCGCCGATCATCGCGAACTCGCCTACGCCCAGGGGCAGAACGCCGCCTTCGACCGCGGCTGGCAACTGGAGGTCGAACGCCACCGCGCCGCCGGCACCTCCGCGGCGTTCCTGGGCGAGGCGGCCCGCGACTGGGACGTCTTCGCCCGCCGGGTCCGGCTGGACGACACCGCGCGCCGCTGCTTCCGCCACCTGGCCGAGGAGGACCGCGAGACCGCCGGCTGGGTGTCGTCGTACGTCGACGGGGTCAACGCCGGACTCGCCCAAGGCGCCGCGCGGGCCCCGGAGTTCGCGGCCACGGGGCTCGCGCCCGGCCGCTGGTCGCCGTGGACGCCGCTGGCCGTGTGGCTGTCCACCCACATCCTCTTCGCCGGCTTCCCCGCGAAGCTGTGGCGCCGGATGGTCGACGCACACCTGGGCGCCGGGGCGGTGGAGCTGTTCGCCACCGACGGTCCCGGCACCGCGGGCAGCAATGGCTGGCTCGTCTCCGGCGAGCGGACCGCGGACGGCGGCGCGCTGATCGCCGGGGACCCGCACCGGTTCATCGAGAACCCCGGGGTCTACCAGCAGATCCATCTGGCCTGCCCGGAGTACGACGTCGTCGGCTTCGCCGTCCCCGGCGTCCCCGGGCTGCCGCACTTCGGCCACACGGGCGGCGTCGCCTGGGCCATCACCAACGCGATGGCCGACTACCAGGATCTCTACATCGAGCGGCTGCGCCGCCGCGCGGGCCGGATCGAGGCGCTGGGCCCCGACGACTGGCAGCCGGCCGCGTCACACACCGAGACCGTCGAGGTCGCGGGCGCGGCGGCGACCGGGGTCGAGGTGGTGGAGACCGGCCGCGGGCCGGTGATCGCCGAGGTGCCGGGGAGCGCGGCGGACGGCGAGTGGGAGGCACTGAGCCTCAGGTATCCGCCGCGGGTGTACGGGGAGCTGGGCTTCCCGGCGCTGCCCGCGCTGCTCAGGGCCCGTGAAGTCGCCGACGTGGACGCGGCGCTCGACGGCTGGGTCGAGCCGGTCAACGTGGTGCTGGCCGCCGACACCGCGGGCGGGCTGCTGCACCGGGTCGCCGGGACGGTGCCGGTACGCGACGAGGCCAACCTGCGCGGGGCCGTACCGGCGTGGGAGGCGGCGTACGCGTGGCGCGGGCGGCACGCGCCGATGCCGTCGGTGCCGGTGGCCGGCGGGATCGCCGTGATGGCCAACGAGCGCGGCCCGGCAGCCCCGTTCGGCGCCGAGTTCGCCCCGCCGTACCGGGCCGAGCGCATCCGCGAGCTGCTGGCCGGCGGCGGGTCCTGGCGCGCCGGGGACATGGCCGCCGTCCACACCGACACCCTCAACGCCGCGGCCCGGCCGCTGCTGGACCTGCTCGCCGGCGTCGACGGACTCGGCCCCGCCGCCGCGGAGTTGCGCGACCGGCTGCTGCGCTGGGATCTGCGGATGGCGGCGGACAGCGCCGACGCGCTGGCGTACGCGCGGCTGCGCTCCGCCGTCGTCCGCGCCCTGGCCGCGCAGCCCGCGCTGACGCCGCTGGCCGACCCGCCCCCGTACCCCGCGCTGCTGCTGCCCTGGCTGGACCTGCACACCCGGATCGGGTACGCCCTGGGCACCCTGCTCGCCACCGACCGGCTGCCGGAGATCGACCTGCCCGCGCTGGTGCGGGCCGCCGCCGAGGAGACCGCCGCGCACCTCGCGGCGGCGGCTCCGGGCGCCCCCTCGACCTGGGGCGAGGCGCACCGGCTGGCGCCCTGGCAGGCGCTGCCCGGCGGCACGGGCGGCCCCGGCGGCTCGGGCGGCCCCGGCGAGCCGTGGCCCGGGCTGGCCGGTGACCACGACTGCGTGCTGGCCACCGCCGCCGTTCCCGGCGTCACCGACCTGTGTGCCCGCGGCCCCGCCGCCCGCTACGTCTGGGACGTCTCCCGCCGCGAGGAGAGCCGCTGGGTGGTGCCGTTCGGCGCGTGCGGCGTCCCCGGCGCCCCGCACCATCGCGACCAGCTCGCTCCCTGGCAGCGCGGCGAGTTGATTCCCGTACTCACCGACTGGCAGGCCCTGAAGGAGTCCCATGACGACCGCTGA
- a CDS encoding SpoIIE family protein phosphatase produces the protein MAGAHPSAQLDALLLGVLFDRARSALLVFDSELRLLRANASACLLPGVPEEPAEEDGERTERGAPSARDVGAVADGAELQQLLRHVLASGDPVRGVRMAGDGDRVLSVSAYPMSDGDGEGALVAVLAHVRDITERRRARSRLELLYAAEARIGALLDVGRVAQELAAVVVPALADAVVVDIADSVWRGEQSAPAQGVEELALRRAAVAPSAYREEDGVGAQVRYPYASPQSSALTDLRPRLIQHPAHAGPAVGGDGDRGHSVPEPDPASGPPGERGAPVTLPDAADEAHSLIFVPMTARGALLGLVTLYRSERPTPFDDADLRLATEVAELAAVSVDNARRQTRTHTTASALQRSLLPAHLPENSAIEAGLAYVPGTFPGTGGAGGDWFDVIGLSGARVALVVGDVTGTGLHAAATMGRLRSAIDTMAGLDLPPDELLTHLDALVSRLMQEPPDPFADPQRNLPTPAATCVYAVHDPIAMRVTLALAGHPPPVVVRTDGSSEVVEAATGPALGGGSSTYGCAELDLPEGSLLALYTNGLLPERPEESLARLRRSLARPGRPVQDLCDAAVRDLLPARPSDDAVLLAARLRALPPDRVVSVRLPVDHSALSDARDLVRRRLTEWGLRELTLPTELIVSELLANAVRHAPGPIGLKLILQSVLTCEVSDTSHVSPHLRHATSNDEGGRGLFLVAQLAHRWGVRYSSRGKVVWTEQEIPGS, from the coding sequence ATGGCCGGTGCCCATCCGAGTGCGCAGCTCGACGCGCTGCTGCTCGGCGTCCTCTTCGACCGGGCGCGCTCCGCGCTGCTGGTCTTCGACTCCGAGCTGCGGCTACTGCGCGCCAACGCCTCCGCGTGCCTGCTCCCGGGAGTGCCTGAGGAGCCGGCGGAGGAGGACGGGGAGCGTACGGAACGAGGCGCACCGTCCGCGCGGGACGTGGGGGCGGTCGCCGACGGGGCCGAGCTGCAGCAACTGCTCCGGCACGTGCTCGCGTCCGGTGACCCGGTGCGCGGCGTGCGGATGGCCGGCGACGGCGACCGGGTGCTGTCGGTCTCCGCCTACCCGATGAGCGACGGCGACGGTGAGGGTGCCCTCGTGGCCGTGCTCGCCCACGTCCGCGACATCACCGAGCGGCGCCGGGCCCGGTCCCGGCTGGAGCTGCTGTACGCCGCGGAGGCGCGCATCGGCGCCCTGCTCGACGTCGGCCGGGTGGCGCAGGAGCTGGCCGCGGTCGTCGTGCCCGCGCTGGCGGACGCCGTGGTGGTCGACATCGCCGACTCGGTGTGGCGGGGCGAGCAGTCGGCGCCGGCGCAGGGGGTGGAGGAACTGGCGCTGCGGCGGGCGGCGGTGGCGCCGTCGGCGTACCGGGAGGAGGACGGCGTCGGCGCGCAGGTGCGCTACCCGTACGCCTCCCCGCAGTCCAGCGCGCTGACGGACCTGCGCCCGCGGCTCATCCAGCACCCGGCGCACGCCGGGCCCGCGGTCGGCGGCGACGGGGACCGGGGGCACTCCGTACCGGAGCCCGATCCCGCGAGCGGGCCCCCGGGCGAGCGGGGCGCACCCGTGACCCTGCCCGACGCCGCGGACGAAGCGCACTCGCTCATCTTCGTGCCGATGACCGCGCGCGGCGCGCTCCTCGGCCTGGTCACCCTCTACCGCTCCGAGCGCCCCACCCCCTTCGACGACGCCGACCTGCGGCTGGCCACCGAGGTCGCAGAACTGGCGGCGGTGAGCGTCGACAACGCCCGCCGCCAGACCCGCACCCACACCACCGCCTCCGCCCTCCAGCGCAGCCTGCTGCCCGCGCACCTGCCGGAGAACAGCGCGATCGAGGCGGGCCTGGCGTACGTGCCGGGCACCTTCCCCGGCACCGGCGGCGCGGGCGGCGACTGGTTCGACGTCATCGGGCTGTCCGGCGCCCGCGTGGCGCTGGTGGTGGGCGACGTCACCGGCACCGGGCTGCACGCCGCGGCGACCATGGGCCGGCTGCGTTCGGCGATCGACACCATGGCCGGCCTCGACCTGCCGCCGGACGAGCTGCTGACCCATCTGGACGCGCTGGTGTCCCGGCTGATGCAGGAGCCGCCCGACCCGTTCGCCGACCCGCAGCGCAACCTGCCGACGCCCGCGGCAACCTGCGTCTACGCCGTCCACGACCCCATCGCGATGCGGGTGACCCTGGCGCTCGCCGGGCACCCGCCGCCGGTCGTCGTCCGGACGGACGGCAGCAGCGAGGTCGTCGAGGCGGCGACCGGCCCGGCGCTGGGCGGCGGCTCCAGCACGTACGGCTGCGCCGAACTCGACCTGCCCGAGGGCAGTCTGCTCGCGCTCTACACCAACGGCCTGCTGCCCGAGCGGCCCGAGGAGTCGCTGGCCCGGCTGCGCCGTTCGCTCGCCCGCCCGGGGCGCCCGGTGCAGGACCTGTGCGACGCGGCCGTACGCGACCTGCTGCCCGCCCGGCCGAGCGACGACGCGGTGCTGCTGGCGGCCCGGCTCCGGGCACTGCCGCCGGACCGCGTGGTCTCGGTACGGCTGCCGGTGGACCACTCCGCCCTCTCCGACGCCCGCGACCTGGTGCGCCGGCGGCTCACGGAATGGGGGCTGCGGGAGCTGACCCTGCCCACCGAACTCATCGTCAGCGAACTCCTCGCCAACGCGGTCCGGCACGCGCCCGGGCCCATCGGGCTCAAGCTCATCCTGCAGTCGGTGCTGACCTGCGAGGTCTCCGACACCAGCCATGTGTCGCCGCATCTGCGGCACGCGACGAGCAACGACGAAGGCGGACGCGGGCTGTTCCTCGTCGCCCAGTTGGCGCACCGCTGGGGTGTGCGGTACTCGTCCCGGGGCAAGGTCGTCTGGACTGAGCAGGAGATCCCGGGTAGTTGA
- a CDS encoding zinc-dependent alcohol dehydrogenase family protein — protein sequence MRAAVIEAPGTVTVTDVPDPTPGPREVVVDVAACGLCGTDLHILQGEFAPTLPVVPGHEFAGEVVGIGRDVTEVAVGDRVAVDPSLYCHECRKCRTGHGNLCERWGAIGVTVAGGAAEYAVAPVANCVRLPDHVRTQDAALIEPLSCAVRGYDVLNSKLAAHVLIYGTGTMGLMMLELAKRTGAAAVDVVDLNPERLATAQKVGCSRAAATPEEFGQPEGWDVVIDATGNAAAIQDGLGRVGKAGTFLQFGVADYATTATIEPYRIYNQEITITGSMAVLHSYERAAELFAADVLDPELLISDRLPLEQYPAALEQFASGKGRKIVVVP from the coding sequence GGACGTGGCGGCGTGCGGGTTGTGCGGAACCGATCTGCACATCCTGCAGGGCGAGTTCGCGCCCACGCTGCCGGTGGTGCCGGGGCACGAGTTCGCGGGCGAGGTCGTCGGCATCGGCCGCGACGTCACCGAGGTCGCGGTCGGCGACCGGGTCGCCGTGGACCCGTCGCTGTACTGCCACGAGTGCCGCAAGTGCCGTACCGGCCACGGCAACCTGTGCGAGCGGTGGGGCGCCATCGGCGTCACCGTCGCCGGCGGGGCGGCGGAGTACGCGGTCGCGCCGGTCGCCAACTGCGTCCGGCTGCCCGACCACGTACGCACCCAGGACGCGGCGCTGATCGAGCCGCTGTCGTGCGCGGTGCGCGGCTACGACGTGCTCAACAGCAAGCTCGCCGCCCATGTGCTCATCTACGGCACGGGCACGATGGGGCTGATGATGCTGGAGCTGGCCAAGCGCACCGGCGCCGCGGCGGTGGACGTGGTCGACCTCAACCCCGAGCGGCTGGCCACCGCGCAGAAGGTGGGGTGCAGCCGGGCGGCGGCCACGCCGGAGGAGTTCGGGCAGCCGGAGGGGTGGGACGTCGTCATCGACGCCACCGGCAACGCGGCGGCGATCCAGGACGGTCTGGGCCGGGTCGGGAAGGCCGGCACCTTCCTGCAGTTCGGGGTGGCGGACTACGCGACGACCGCCACCATCGAGCCGTACCGCATCTACAACCAGGAGATCACCATCACCGGCTCGATGGCCGTGCTGCACAGCTACGAGCGGGCGGCGGAGCTGTTCGCCGCTGACGTGCTCGACCCCGAACTGCTCATCAGCGACCGGCTGCCGCTGGAACAATACCCGGCCGCCCTGGAGCAGTTCGCGTCGGGGAAGGGCCGGAAGATCGTGGTGGTGCCGTAA
- the qcrB gene encoding cytochrome bc1 complex cytochrome b subunit, with protein sequence MGTRPPTRAKSGERLADWADGRLGIHGAGRKYARKVFPDHWSFLLGEICLYSFIVILLTGVYLTLFFNPSMTEVVYDGSYAPLNGVRMSEAYASTLDISFDVRGGLLVRQIHHWAALIFVVGMLVHMMRHFFTGSFRKPREINWVFGWTMLFIGLFEGLLGYSLPDDLLSGTGLRFVEGATISTPVIGTYLSFFLFGGEFPGHDIIPRFYALHILVLPGLMLALLVAHLILVFYHKHTQWGGAGKTEKNVVGAPFMPVYVAKAGGFFFLVFGLVTIIAAVASINPIWSVGPYRPDQVSTGAQPDWYLGFAEGMVRIMPGWEINAWGHTLSLGVFIPIALFPLMLVVIGAYPFIEAWVTGDKREHHLLQRPRNVPVRTALGTSWLSLYALFLIGGGNDVFATHFHVSVNNVTWALRIMVFVVPVLTFILTKRICLALQRRDRDKVLHGRETGMIKRLPHGEYIEVHEPLPQAELHKLTSHEQPQPYELGPETDANGVRRPPAGITNRVRAKLAHAMFGPHTRIEKPTIEEYRAVAHDHEHAELPAGSGERTLESADESPGGRSSG encoded by the coding sequence ATGGGCACCCGTCCGCCCACCCGGGCGAAGTCCGGCGAGCGCCTCGCGGACTGGGCCGATGGCCGGCTCGGGATACATGGCGCCGGGCGTAAGTACGCAAGAAAGGTGTTCCCCGACCACTGGTCCTTCCTCCTCGGCGAGATCTGCCTCTACAGCTTCATCGTCATCCTGCTGACGGGCGTCTACCTGACGCTGTTCTTCAACCCGTCGATGACCGAGGTCGTGTACGACGGCTCCTACGCTCCCCTGAACGGCGTGCGGATGTCCGAGGCGTACGCCTCCACGCTGGACATCTCGTTCGACGTGCGCGGCGGTCTGCTGGTGCGTCAGATCCACCACTGGGCCGCGCTCATCTTCGTCGTCGGCATGCTCGTCCACATGATGCGGCACTTCTTCACCGGCTCGTTCCGCAAGCCGCGTGAGATCAACTGGGTGTTCGGCTGGACGATGCTGTTCATCGGCCTCTTCGAGGGCCTGCTCGGCTACTCGCTCCCGGACGACCTGCTCTCCGGCACGGGCCTGCGCTTCGTGGAGGGTGCGACGATCTCCACGCCGGTGATCGGAACGTACCTCTCGTTCTTCCTGTTCGGCGGCGAGTTCCCGGGCCACGACATCATCCCGCGCTTCTACGCACTCCATATCCTGGTGCTGCCAGGGCTGATGCTCGCCCTGCTGGTGGCGCACCTGATCCTGGTCTTCTACCACAAGCACACGCAGTGGGGCGGTGCCGGCAAGACCGAGAAGAACGTCGTCGGCGCGCCGTTCATGCCGGTGTACGTGGCCAAGGCGGGCGGCTTCTTCTTCCTGGTCTTCGGCCTCGTCACCATCATCGCGGCCGTGGCGTCGATCAACCCGATCTGGAGCGTGGGACCGTACCGGCCGGACCAAGTGTCGACGGGCGCCCAACCGGACTGGTATCTGGGCTTCGCCGAAGGCATGGTGCGCATCATGCCCGGCTGGGAGATCAACGCCTGGGGTCACACACTCTCGCTCGGCGTGTTCATACCCATCGCACTCTTCCCGCTCATGCTGGTCGTCATCGGCGCGTACCCGTTCATCGAGGCGTGGGTCACGGGAGACAAGCGGGAGCACCACCTGCTGCAGCGGCCGCGCAACGTGCCCGTGCGGACCGCACTCGGCACCTCGTGGCTGTCGCTCTACGCCCTGTTCCTCATCGGCGGCGGCAACGACGTCTTCGCCACGCACTTCCACGTGTCGGTCAACAACGTCACCTGGGCCCTGCGGATCATGGTGTTCGTGGTGCCCGTGCTCACCTTCATCCTCACCAAGCGCATCTGCCTGGCACTGCAGCGGCGCGACCGGGACAAGGTGCTGCACGGCCGCGAGACCGGCATGATCAAGCGGCTGCCGCACGGCGAGTACATCGAGGTGCACGAGCCGCTCCCGCAGGCGGAGCTGCACAAGCTCACCTCGCACGAGCAGCCGCAGCCGTACGAACTCGGCCCGGAGACCGACGCCAACGGCGTCCGCCGGCCCCCGGCCGGCATCACCAACCGGGTGCGCGCGAAGCTGGCGCACGCCATGTTCGGCCCGCACACGCGCATCGAGAAGCCGACCATCGAGGAATACCGCGCGGTCGCACACGACCACGAGCACGCGGAGCTGCCGGCAGGCAGCGGGGAACGCACGCTCGAATCCGCGGACGAGAGCCCGGGCGGCCGCTCGTCCGGATGA